A window of Bacteroidota bacterium contains these coding sequences:
- a CDS encoding TonB-dependent receptor — protein MLRILTLRSATLATAFVLALLLSGTAAAQTGKIAGTVTDAVTGEPLPGVNVFIEGTTQGTATDFDGNFSIIGVRPDTYEIVFSFVGYRNTRVEGVRVSIDLTTRVDAELQEDIIEGEEVVVTAERALVQKDLTATTAFVSGDEIQALPVENFNEVIELQAGVVDGHFRGGRIGEVGYWVDGLPVSDVYDGGLALGIENGMVQEAQVVTGAFNAEYGQALSGIVNVVTKDGSDDFEGSFTGFLGDYLTSERELLPDTPIFPGLGDLSIAAVQNAEGNFSGPVIPGRLFFFTSGRYFKNDGWIFGEDRFRSDDVGYLVSADSMRAPIALLDSLGSGSGERVSLNPFERVSGQAKLTARLGRGMRLAANVIASREDFRDYELGIFFRPEAQRQKRRDALSTYLKWTHTLSNATFYDLGITNNYTEFNDFLFEDPLDERYEDNDFFPTEFTNAISGFRGGGTDNRRFFRSTNTLLAKFDLTSQVGSANLIKFGLEGRYHTLRFRDQEAFVIEEPPRSGGVPGGVRVRGLIDNGQYTYNPVEFSAYVQDKIELGALIINAGLRFDYFDSNGVVFRDPTDPNAVFLRNRRIVRNMDGLPIGADGNPILDEDGNPILDPERDENGEFQFYLDENGNVTNFTPDEAFEAAESSFQVSPRLGVAFPITAGGVVHFSYGQFFQTPNFELLYQNPYFNLSNSGSGLIGLIGNANLRPEQTVQGEIGLKQTLTASSAIEVTAYYRNIRNLTGTATDPIQVEGTSARYGQLVNSDFGFVRGLILRFDQRIGTSLFAGLDYTFQVARANASDPDAAYNAAATDRRLVEQQILPTSWDQRHTFTASLTYDNARFDAGFGLLMSYGSGQPFTPSRTAQQTGGAGSSVPGRLLLNSDTRPSTVNVNLTAYKNIPLFGDHKAQIFTKVDNLLDTRNENDVFSNTGRATYSLDRNVAEGSFFGDPALLNRNFVQPGFFSQPRRVVLGLRYNF, from the coding sequence ATGCTTCGGATCCTCACCCTCCGCTCCGCTACGCTCGCCACCGCCTTCGTGCTGGCGCTCCTCCTGAGCGGCACCGCCGCCGCGCAGACCGGCAAGATCGCTGGGACCGTCACCGACGCTGTCACGGGCGAGCCGCTCCCCGGCGTCAACGTCTTCATCGAGGGAACCACGCAGGGGACCGCGACCGACTTCGACGGCAACTTCTCGATCATCGGGGTGCGGCCGGACACCTACGAGATCGTCTTCTCGTTCGTCGGTTACCGGAACACACGCGTCGAGGGCGTCCGCGTCTCGATCGACCTCACGACGCGGGTCGACGCCGAGCTCCAGGAGGACATCATCGAGGGCGAGGAGGTCGTCGTGACCGCCGAGCGGGCGCTCGTCCAGAAGGACCTCACCGCGACGACGGCGTTCGTCTCCGGTGACGAAATCCAGGCGCTCCCGGTCGAGAACTTCAACGAGGTCATCGAGCTCCAGGCGGGCGTCGTGGACGGGCACTTCCGCGGCGGACGCATCGGCGAGGTCGGCTACTGGGTGGACGGGCTGCCCGTCTCTGACGTGTACGACGGCGGCCTCGCCCTCGGCATCGAGAACGGGATGGTGCAGGAGGCGCAGGTCGTCACCGGTGCCTTCAACGCCGAGTACGGGCAGGCGCTCTCGGGCATCGTCAACGTCGTCACCAAGGACGGTTCGGACGACTTCGAGGGCAGCTTCACCGGCTTCCTCGGCGACTACCTCACGAGCGAGCGGGAGCTCCTCCCCGACACCCCGATTTTCCCTGGGCTGGGCGACCTCAGCATCGCGGCCGTCCAGAACGCCGAGGGCAACTTCAGCGGCCCGGTCATCCCCGGCCGGCTGTTCTTCTTCACGAGCGGGCGCTACTTCAAGAACGACGGTTGGATCTTCGGCGAGGACCGGTTCCGCTCGGACGACGTGGGCTATCTCGTCTCCGCGGACAGCATGCGCGCGCCGATCGCTCTGCTCGATTCGCTCGGGTCCGGCAGCGGCGAGCGGGTGTCGCTCAACCCGTTCGAGCGCGTCTCTGGCCAGGCCAAGCTCACGGCCCGCCTCGGGCGCGGGATGCGCCTCGCGGCCAACGTCATCGCTAGCCGCGAGGACTTCCGGGACTACGAGCTCGGCATCTTCTTCCGGCCCGAGGCCCAGCGCCAGAAGCGCCGCGACGCGCTCAGCACCTACCTCAAGTGGACCCATACGCTCTCGAACGCGACCTTCTACGACCTCGGCATCACCAACAACTACACCGAGTTCAACGACTTCCTCTTCGAGGACCCACTCGACGAGCGCTACGAAGACAACGACTTCTTCCCAACGGAATTCACGAACGCCATCAGCGGCTTCCGGGGCGGCGGCACGGACAACCGCCGGTTCTTCCGCTCGACCAACACCCTGCTCGCCAAGTTCGACCTCACGAGCCAGGTGGGCAGCGCCAACCTGATCAAGTTCGGCCTTGAGGGGCGGTACCACACGCTCAGATTCCGCGACCAAGAGGCTTTCGTGATTGAGGAACCGCCCCGCTCCGGCGGTGTGCCGGGCGGCGTGCGAGTCCGGGGGCTCATCGACAACGGGCAGTATACCTACAACCCCGTCGAGTTCTCGGCCTACGTCCAGGATAAGATCGAGCTCGGTGCCCTCATCATCAACGCCGGGCTGCGCTTCGACTACTTCGACTCCAACGGCGTCGTCTTCCGCGACCCCACGGACCCGAATGCGGTCTTCCTCAGAAACCGTCGCATCGTCCGCAACATGGACGGCCTGCCGATCGGTGCGGACGGCAACCCGATCCTGGACGAGGACGGCAACCCGATCCTCGACCCCGAGCGCGATGAGAACGGTGAGTTCCAGTTCTACCTCGACGAGAACGGCAACGTCACCAACTTCACCCCCGACGAGGCGTTCGAGGCCGCCGAGAGCTCGTTCCAGGTCTCGCCGCGCCTCGGCGTGGCCTTCCCGATCACGGCCGGCGGCGTGGTGCACTTCTCCTACGGGCAGTTCTTCCAGACGCCTAACTTCGAGCTTCTGTACCAGAACCCGTACTTCAACCTCAGCAACAGCGGCTCAGGGCTCATCGGGCTGATCGGCAACGCGAACCTCCGGCCCGAGCAGACCGTCCAGGGCGAGATCGGGCTGAAGCAGACGCTCACCGCGAGCTCGGCGATCGAGGTGACGGCCTACTACCGCAACATCCGCAACCTCACCGGCACCGCCACCGATCCGATCCAGGTCGAAGGCACCTCGGCGCGCTACGGCCAGCTCGTCAACTCGGACTTCGGCTTCGTGCGCGGCCTCATCCTCCGGTTTGACCAGCGCATCGGGACGAGCCTCTTCGCCGGCCTCGACTACACGTTCCAGGTGGCGCGGGCGAACGCGTCCGACCCTGACGCTGCCTACAACGCCGCCGCGACGGACCGCCGCCTCGTCGAGCAGCAGATCCTCCCGACGAGCTGGGACCAGCGCCACACGTTCACCGCCTCGCTGACCTACGACAACGCCCGGTTCGACGCCGGCTTCGGGCTCCTGATGAGCTACGGCTCCGGCCAGCCCTTCACGCCGAGCCGCACCGCGCAGCAGACCGGCGGTGCCGGCTCCAGCGTCCCCGGCCGCCTGCTCCTCAACTCCGACACCAGGCCCTCGACCGTCAACGTCAACCTGACAGCCTACAAGAACATCCCACTCTTCGGGGACCACAAGGCCCAGATCTTCACCAAGGTGGACAACCTCCTCGACACGCGCAACGAGAACGACGTCTTCAGCAACACGGGCCGCGCCACCTACTCGCTCGACCGCAACGTGGCCGAGGGCAGCTTCTTCGGCGACCCGGCTCTGCTGAACCGCAACTTCGTGCAGCCGGGCTTCTTCAGCCAGCCACGCCGCGTCGTCCTCGGCCTCCGCTACAACTTCTGA
- a CDS encoding PorV/PorQ family protein produces the protein MTRTILFSALLALAALPVQAQDKVGTTAAPFLGLGVGARATAMGGAQVAQAQGPSALYWNPSAITAMTANGAEFSNSEWFVDSRHQHAAIVFNAGSLGHFGIQVIALDYGDEPVTVIQQCDRDNPVCETGELWDALDLAVGVSYARALTDRFSVGGTAKFVRQQIWNESANGLALDLGVLYDTRFQGIRIGMSMTNFGTDMRLAGPDLRRAVDIEPEENGNNPRNAANLEVDEWAMPLIFRVGVSVVPFQTADQRVTVAADGNAPSDAGQSANFGAEYAWRDLLFVRGGWRQAFGPAEDGGWTAGFGLRYALTRRLAGYFDYVFQNYEPFGTPQMFTVGVTF, from the coding sequence ATGACTAGAACGATACTTTTCTCTGCGCTCCTCGCCCTCGCGGCGCTGCCGGTGCAGGCGCAGGACAAGGTCGGCACGACGGCGGCTCCGTTCCTGGGCCTCGGCGTCGGGGCGCGGGCGACGGCGATGGGCGGGGCGCAGGTCGCCCAGGCGCAGGGGCCGAGTGCGCTCTACTGGAACCCCTCGGCCATCACCGCGATGACCGCCAACGGCGCGGAGTTCTCCAACTCCGAGTGGTTCGTCGACTCACGTCACCAGCACGCGGCGATCGTCTTCAACGCGGGCAGCCTCGGCCACTTCGGCATCCAGGTGATCGCACTCGACTACGGCGACGAACCGGTGACAGTAATCCAGCAGTGCGACCGGGACAACCCTGTCTGCGAGACGGGCGAGCTGTGGGACGCGCTCGACCTCGCCGTCGGCGTCTCGTACGCCCGTGCGCTCACCGACCGCTTCTCGGTCGGCGGGACGGCCAAGTTCGTCCGCCAGCAGATCTGGAACGAGTCGGCCAACGGCCTCGCGCTCGACCTGGGTGTGCTCTACGACACCCGGTTCCAGGGCATCCGCATCGGCATGTCGATGACCAACTTCGGGACAGACATGCGGCTGGCCGGGCCGGACCTCCGGCGGGCCGTCGACATCGAGCCCGAGGAGAACGGCAACAACCCGCGCAACGCGGCCAACCTGGAGGTCGACGAGTGGGCCATGCCGCTCATCTTCCGGGTCGGCGTCTCGGTCGTCCCCTTCCAGACGGCCGACCAGCGCGTGACGGTCGCCGCCGACGGCAACGCCCCGAGCGACGCCGGCCAGAGCGCCAACTTCGGCGCGGAGTACGCCTGGCGCGACCTCCTCTTCGTGCGCGGCGGCTGGCGCCAAGCCTTCGGCCCGGCCGAGGACGGCGGCTGGACCGCTGGCTTCGGGCTACGCTACGCCCTCACCCGCCGCCTCGCGGGCTACTTCGACTACGTCTTTCAGAACTACGAACCGTTCGGCACCCCGCAGATGTTCACCGTCGGGGTGACGTTCTGA
- a CDS encoding T9SS type A sorting domain-containing protein: MQHATRHLLLGTALLLAAPAWAQSDVVFQVDMNTAIERCAFTPGESEASVPGSFNEFNTGADLLNDDGTNGDATAGDGIYSTTLSLADGPIEYKFWGTDPLGWEDNQSTDSGNREFEVEGPATLPVADYFKADGISDQCDAALFEVIFEVDMSVQALIGDFDPETDIVTVAGEFINGWNNAADTLVQDPFNPDIYVGLVEVELTAPSTQNYKYIIGEPEDAAPDGWESGENRTFEVTGDETDQSGNGIPEVNVPVRFFNDLTPDQILTEDATVVFEVDLRPAYYFLEDNGLLPADTQTGQTIESLDGLFINGPVSNGDGLTDWATWGEDLAAISTRELLDDGTQGDVTAGDSVFSITYTYTAGSPKALVGKHGVNGFDNEGGFGADQNFAIEEGQQTVRSVFGAVLQNDGTYTDDSGPNGPGGDFSQAYDPYALIDNDADPATVVAVRSGGEADNEPSSVEGTGVVPVAAELRGNYPNPFVGRTTFEYALPESGAVHLAVYDLTGRLVAVLVDAVQTADTYRVSFDAAGLASGVYLTRLRAGDAVFSQRLTVLN, from the coding sequence ATGCAACATGCTACACGCCACCTCCTCCTGGGGACGGCGCTTCTGCTTGCGGCCCCTGCCTGGGCGCAGAGCGACGTCGTCTTCCAGGTGGACATGAACACGGCCATCGAGCGCTGCGCCTTCACGCCCGGCGAGAGCGAGGCCAGCGTCCCCGGCTCGTTCAACGAGTTCAACACCGGGGCCGACCTCCTCAACGACGACGGCACGAACGGCGACGCCACCGCCGGCGACGGCATCTACTCGACTACGCTCTCGCTCGCCGACGGCCCCATCGAGTACAAGTTCTGGGGCACCGACCCGCTTGGCTGGGAGGACAACCAGAGCACCGACAGCGGCAACCGCGAATTCGAGGTCGAAGGCCCGGCCACGCTTCCCGTCGCCGACTACTTCAAGGCCGACGGCATCAGCGACCAGTGCGACGCGGCGCTCTTCGAAGTCATCTTCGAGGTCGACATGTCGGTGCAGGCGCTGATTGGAGACTTCGACCCGGAGACCGACATCGTCACCGTCGCGGGCGAGTTCATCAACGGCTGGAATAACGCCGCCGACACGCTCGTCCAGGACCCCTTCAACCCCGACATCTACGTCGGCCTCGTCGAGGTGGAACTGACGGCCCCGAGCACGCAGAACTACAAGTACATCATCGGCGAGCCGGAAGACGCGGCCCCCGACGGCTGGGAGAGCGGCGAGAACCGCACCTTCGAGGTCACCGGCGACGAAACCGACCAGAGCGGCAACGGCATCCCCGAAGTCAACGTCCCGGTCCGCTTCTTCAACGACCTCACGCCGGACCAAATCCTCACCGAGGACGCCACGGTCGTCTTCGAGGTGGACCTCCGCCCGGCCTACTACTTCCTCGAAGACAACGGCCTCCTTCCGGCCGACACGCAGACCGGCCAGACCATCGAGTCCCTCGACGGCCTGTTCATCAACGGCCCCGTCTCCAACGGCGACGGCCTGACTGACTGGGCGACATGGGGCGAGGACCTCGCGGCCATCTCGACGCGCGAGCTTCTCGACGACGGGACGCAGGGCGACGTGACCGCTGGAGACTCGGTCTTCTCGATCACCTACACCTACACCGCTGGCTCGCCGAAGGCGCTCGTCGGCAAGCACGGCGTCAACGGGTTTGACAACGAGGGCGGCTTCGGGGCCGACCAGAACTTCGCCATCGAGGAGGGCCAGCAGACCGTGCGCTCGGTCTTCGGCGCGGTGCTCCAGAACGACGGCACCTACACCGACGACAGCGGCCCGAACGGGCCGGGCGGCGACTTCTCGCAGGCCTACGATCCGTACGCGCTCATCGACAACGACGCCGACCCGGCGACGGTCGTAGCCGTCCGCAGCGGCGGCGAAGCCGACAACGAGCCGTCGTCCGTCGAAGGCACCGGCGTCGTCCCGGTCGCGGCTGAGCTTCGGGGCAACTACCCGAACCCGTTCGTGGGCCGGACGACGTTCGAGTACGCCCTCCCCGAGAGTGGGGCGGTGCACCTCGCGGTCTACGACCTCACGGGCCGCCTCGTGGCCGTGCTCGTCGATGCCGTCCAGACGGCCGACACGTACCGCGTGTCGTTCGACGCGGCGGGCCTCGCCTCGGGCGTCTACCTCACCCGCCTCCGCGCGGGCGACGCCGTCTTCAGCCAGCGCCTCACGGTGCTGAACTGA
- a CDS encoding alpha-amylase family glycosyl hydrolase, with product MLHRLCLLALLLTPAAALAQGTLDVTFRFLPDLASPEIEPVVRAFLPGEFNDWGPNDGGQIDIGAPSLMTYDADENEYRYTVALTTGQSYEYKVHYQQNQAGTNWVWITDPLNPLTDGSPFNDSVVEVADPMVFQLAREENATGQIAAVSAGIFGTEAIEELQFQVNDGPLQDGLAFLDTETGLFRYTLPEPTAAPGFLRVVAEDALGRSAEAEIGIVPPDVVDAARPDGLEDGITYVDGSTVRLSLFAPFKNFVHVVGDFNDWTADAASLMRRDADAASGADSVWWWIELDGLTPGEPVAFQYLIDGDLRIADPYSALVLTTDDEFIPDAAFPNLPPYPSEAAGRPATLITPGATPYDWQVNDFERPAQEELVIYELLVRDFIAAHDYDTLADTLDYLDRLGVNAIELMPVAEFGGNLNWGYQPTFHLALDKYYGPPEQFKAFVDAAHARGIAVLLDVVYNHADGPSPLVDLYGCTEASLYANSPARHPFNVFCDLDHTSPAVQAWLDRANRWWVEEYRVDGYRFDLSKGFMQTGPWDGFNPERIGLLTRMADALWAVDDDALIILEHLNPSAQENLELVNFGRDRGLPGMMLWNKMTDPYNESTMGYLDGGSDLSSTYPPQWIGGMPVAGAVTYMESHDEQWMMFKNRTFGNSAGSYDITDLNTALDRQKLAGAFFFTVPGARMMWQFGEVGYGGGPGECLKPGDGSNGDCPAFAPSRTGPKPIRWNYADEPDRRNLYETWAALINLRNDYALFTSPDTEVTLEVGNNDATRSITLTLADAPDGEPSAAVIVGNFGLQARDIAQAFPASGTWYEFFTDTERELSGTNASVVLDPGFARVFTDVDVPSPAGGIYVVDDEAGPGTPLAFGLDAAYPNPFASAATIGYTLAAPSAVRLEVYDVLGRRVAVLADGLLPAGTHRAVLDGSSLPSGTYVVRLTAGADSATQKLLLLR from the coding sequence GTGCTGCACCGTCTCTGCCTCCTCGCTCTCCTCCTCACCCCGGCGGCCGCGCTCGCGCAGGGCACGCTCGACGTGACGTTCCGCTTCCTGCCGGACCTGGCCTCGCCCGAGATCGAGCCGGTCGTGCGGGCGTTCCTCCCCGGCGAGTTCAACGACTGGGGACCCAACGACGGCGGGCAGATCGACATCGGTGCGCCGTCGCTGATGACCTACGACGCGGACGAGAACGAATACCGCTACACCGTTGCTCTCACAACCGGACAGAGCTACGAGTACAAAGTCCACTACCAGCAGAACCAGGCCGGCACGAACTGGGTCTGGATCACCGACCCGCTCAACCCGCTCACCGACGGCAGCCCGTTCAACGACTCGGTCGTTGAGGTCGCCGACCCGATGGTGTTCCAGCTTGCCCGGGAGGAGAACGCGACGGGCCAAATCGCGGCCGTGTCGGCGGGCATCTTTGGGACCGAGGCCATCGAGGAACTCCAGTTCCAGGTGAACGACGGGCCGCTTCAGGACGGGCTGGCCTTCCTCGACACCGAGACGGGCCTCTTCCGCTACACGCTTCCCGAGCCGACCGCCGCCCCCGGCTTCCTCCGCGTCGTCGCCGAGGACGCGCTCGGGCGCAGCGCCGAGGCCGAGATCGGGATCGTCCCGCCGGATGTGGTCGACGCCGCGCGCCCCGACGGGCTCGAAGACGGCATCACCTACGTCGACGGCTCGACGGTCCGGCTCTCGCTCTTCGCGCCGTTCAAGAACTTCGTCCACGTCGTCGGCGACTTCAACGACTGGACCGCCGACGCGGCCTCGCTGATGCGCCGCGACGCCGACGCCGCCTCCGGGGCCGACTCGGTCTGGTGGTGGATCGAACTGGACGGCCTCACGCCCGGCGAGCCGGTCGCCTTCCAGTACCTCATCGACGGCGACCTCCGTATCGCCGACCCCTACTCCGCACTCGTCCTCACGACCGACGACGAGTTCATCCCGGACGCGGCCTTCCCCAACCTGCCGCCCTACCCGTCCGAGGCCGCCGGCCGGCCCGCGACCCTCATCACGCCCGGCGCTACACCCTACGACTGGCAGGTGAACGACTTCGAGCGTCCGGCGCAGGAAGAGCTCGTGATCTACGAACTCCTCGTCCGCGACTTCATCGCCGCGCACGACTACGACACGCTCGCCGACACGCTCGACTACCTCGACCGCCTCGGCGTCAACGCCATCGAGCTGATGCCGGTGGCCGAGTTCGGCGGCAACCTCAACTGGGGCTACCAGCCGACCTTCCACCTCGCGCTCGACAAGTACTACGGCCCGCCGGAGCAGTTTAAGGCGTTCGTCGACGCGGCCCACGCGCGCGGCATCGCGGTGCTCCTCGACGTGGTCTACAACCACGCCGACGGCCCCTCGCCGCTCGTCGACCTCTACGGCTGCACCGAGGCGTCGCTCTACGCCAACAGCCCGGCGCGCCACCCGTTCAACGTCTTCTGCGACCTCGACCACACGAGCCCCGCCGTGCAGGCGTGGCTGGACCGCGCCAACCGGTGGTGGGTCGAGGAGTACCGCGTCGACGGCTACCGCTTCGACCTCTCGAAAGGGTTCATGCAGACCGGCCCGTGGGACGGCTTCAACCCCGAGCGGATCGGGCTGCTGACGCGGATGGCCGACGCGCTCTGGGCCGTCGACGACGACGCGCTCATCATCCTGGAGCACCTCAACCCGAGCGCCCAGGAGAACCTCGAACTCGTCAACTTCGGGCGCGACCGTGGGCTGCCGGGCATGATGCTCTGGAACAAGATGACCGACCCGTACAACGAGAGCACGATGGGCTACCTCGACGGGGGCAGCGACCTGAGCAGCACCTACCCGCCGCAGTGGATCGGTGGGATGCCGGTCGCGGGCGCGGTGACCTACATGGAGAGCCACGACGAGCAGTGGATGATGTTCAAGAACCGCACCTTCGGCAACAGCGCGGGCAGCTACGACATCACGGACCTGAACACGGCCCTCGACCGGCAGAAGCTCGCCGGGGCGTTCTTCTTCACCGTGCCCGGCGCGCGGATGATGTGGCAGTTCGGCGAGGTCGGCTACGGCGGCGGCCCCGGCGAGTGCCTCAAGCCCGGCGACGGCTCGAACGGCGACTGCCCCGCCTTCGCCCCGAGCCGCACCGGCCCGAAGCCGATCCGCTGGAACTACGCCGACGAGCCCGACCGGCGCAACCTCTACGAGACGTGGGCGGCGCTCATCAACCTGCGAAACGACTACGCCCTCTTCACGAGTCCCGACACCGAGGTCACCCTCGAAGTCGGCAACAACGACGCCACGCGCTCGATCACGCTCACCCTGGCCGACGCGCCGGACGGCGAGCCGAGCGCGGCGGTGATCGTCGGCAACTTCGGCCTCCAGGCGCGCGACATCGCCCAGGCCTTCCCGGCGAGCGGGACGTGGTACGAGTTCTTCACCGACACCGAGCGTGAACTGAGCGGCACGAACGCGTCGGTGGTCCTCGACCCCGGCTTCGCGCGCGTCTTCACCGACGTGGACGTGCCCTCACCCGCCGGCGGTATCTACGTCGTGGACGACGAGGCCGGGCCGGGCACGCCGCTCGCCTTCGGCCTCGACGCGGCCTACCCCAACCCGTTCGCGAGTGCTGCGACGATTGGCTACACGCTGGCCGCGCCGAGCGCCGTCCGGCTGGAGGTCTACGACGTGCTCGGCCGCCGCGTCGCGGTCCTCGCCGACGGCCTGCTGCCGGCCGGCACGCACCGCGCTGTGCTCGACGGGTCTAGCCTGCCGAGCGGGACGTACGTCGTCCGTCTCACCGCCGGGGCCGACTCCGCCACCCAGAAACTGCTGCTCCTGCGCTAG
- a CDS encoding glycoside hydrolase family 13 protein produces the protein MPVEVLDVEVEVLDVEAEPDTVVLAMMADGPMTVTRTADTRAADNVPSWAADAVFYQLFPERFRNGDPSNDPTRESLETPIDRVRKDWALTPWTGDWYARAGWEAETGDDFYENGVFDRRYGGDLQGVIDKLDYLADLGINTIYFNPVFYARSLHKYDGNTFHHVDPHFGPDPEGDFALMATETSDPATWHTTAADQLFFDMLGEAHARGIRVVIDGVWNHTGRDFFAFRDLRREQAASPYADWYIVEAFDDPATDENEFTYEGWWGFETLPVFADTDDGTDLHPGPKQYVFDATARWMDPNGDGDPSDGIDGWRLDVANEVPVPFWTDWNAHVRSLNPEAYTITEIWEEAGDFIREGGFSATMNYHGFAYPVKGFLVDGTLAPSDFADDLNTRRAHYPEPVQQALQNLVDSHDTDRIASMTVNAGRFDYEAPDRFDYDWGGRVSPRGGLDYDVRAPNDAERDLQRLVALMQMTYVGAPMVYYGTEAGMWGGDDPDDRKPMVWADLAYDDECADPLARERACDPVAFDADLFAFYRDVIALRNEREALRRGDFEVLLADDEREVLAFARTLGDEQHLAVLNRSDEAHSLSLDKPMAGSYRRVFATTDGPLRVQEDETGLMLELPARTGVVLSREEG, from the coding sequence GTGCCCGTCGAAGTCCTCGACGTCGAGGTCGAAGTCCTCGACGTCGAGGCGGAGCCAGACACGGTCGTCCTGGCGATGATGGCCGACGGGCCAATGACGGTCACCCGCACGGCGGACACGCGCGCCGCGGACAACGTGCCTAGCTGGGCCGCCGACGCGGTCTTCTACCAGCTCTTCCCCGAGCGCTTCCGCAACGGCGACCCGTCGAACGACCCGACCCGCGAATCGCTGGAGACGCCCATCGACCGGGTGCGCAAGGACTGGGCGCTCACGCCGTGGACCGGCGACTGGTACGCCCGCGCGGGCTGGGAGGCCGAGACCGGCGACGACTTCTACGAGAACGGCGTCTTCGACCGGCGCTACGGCGGCGACCTCCAGGGCGTGATCGACAAGCTCGACTACCTCGCCGACCTCGGGATCAACACGATCTACTTCAACCCGGTCTTCTACGCCCGCTCGCTCCACAAGTACGACGGCAACACCTTTCACCACGTCGACCCCCACTTCGGGCCCGACCCCGAGGGCGACTTCGCGCTCATGGCGACCGAGACGAGCGACCCGGCGACGTGGCACACGACCGCCGCCGATCAGCTCTTCTTCGACATGCTCGGCGAGGCCCACGCGCGCGGCATCCGCGTCGTCATCGACGGCGTGTGGAACCACACCGGGCGCGACTTCTTCGCCTTCCGGGACCTCCGCCGCGAGCAGGCCGCCTCGCCCTACGCCGACTGGTACATCGTCGAGGCCTTCGACGACCCGGCGACGGACGAGAACGAGTTCACCTACGAGGGCTGGTGGGGCTTCGAAACGCTCCCCGTCTTCGCCGACACCGACGACGGCACCGACCTCCACCCCGGCCCGAAGCAGTACGTCTTCGACGCGACCGCCCGCTGGATGGACCCCAACGGCGACGGCGACCCCTCGGACGGCATCGACGGCTGGCGGCTCGACGTGGCAAACGAGGTCCCCGTTCCGTTCTGGACCGACTGGAACGCGCACGTCCGCTCGCTCAACCCCGAAGCCTACACCATCACCGAAATCTGGGAGGAAGCGGGCGACTTCATCCGCGAGGGCGGCTTCTCGGCCACGATGAACTACCACGGCTTCGCCTACCCCGTCAAAGGCTTCCTGGTCGACGGCACGCTCGCCCCCTCCGACTTCGCCGACGACCTCAACACCCGGCGCGCGCACTACCCCGAGCCCGTCCAGCAGGCACTCCAGAACCTCGTCGACTCCCACGACACCGACCGCATCGCCTCGATGACCGTCAACGCAGGCCGGTTCGACTACGAGGCACCCGACCGGTTCGACTACGACTGGGGCGGGCGCGTCTCGCCGCGCGGCGGGCTGGACTACGACGTCCGCGCCCCGAACGACGCCGAGCGCGACCTCCAGCGGCTCGTTGCGCTCATGCAGATGACCTACGTCGGCGCGCCGATGGTCTACTACGGCACCGAGGCCGGGATGTGGGGCGGCGACGATCCCGACGACCGCAAGCCGATGGTCTGGGCCGACCTGGCCTACGACGACGAGTGCGCCGACCCGCTCGCCCGCGAGCGCGCCTGCGATCCCGTAGCGTTCGACGCCGACCTGTTCGCCTTCTACCGAGACGTGATCGCGCTTCGCAACGAGCGCGAAGCGCTCCGCCGAGGCGACTTCGAGGTGCTGCTCGCCGACGACGAGCGCGAGGTGCTGGCCTTCGCCCGGACGCTGGGCGACGAGCAGCACCTCGCGGTGTTGAACCGCAGCGACGAGGCCCACAGCCTTTCCCTCGACAAGCCGATGGCGGGATCGTACCGCCGCGTCTTCGCCACCACCGACGGGCCGCTGCGCGTGCAGGAAGACGAGACGGGCCTGATGCTCGAACTCCCGGCGCGTACCGGCGTCGTCCTCAGCCGCGAGGAGGGGTAA